In one Streptomyces marincola genomic region, the following are encoded:
- a CDS encoding dihydrolipoyl dehydrogenase family protein, producing the protein MSDTTEYDVIVIGAGPTGENVADRARAAGLSAAIVERDLVGGDCSYWACIPSKALLRPSAALDAARAVAGAREAVTGRLAAAAVLARRDTFVSGWNDEGQVSWLESAGIDLIRGHGRLDGPRRVAVETSGGGVRRLLARHAVVLAPGSAAVVPRLPGVAEARPWTSREATSATEVPDRLAVVGGGVVGVEMAAAWAALGSRVTLLMRGERALPRMEPFAGELVTEGLERRGATVRAGVSVTGLVRPGGSGPVTLSLDPGGEAALEVDEVLFATGRRPLTDDIGLASVGLEPGSWLDVDDALRVRGVEGDWLYCVGDANHRALLTHQGKYQARVAGAVIAARAAGDAVDGAAWGPHAATADTAAVTQVVFTEPEVASVGLTAADAERAGRRTRVVDYDLGDVAGASLFADGYTGRARMVVDLDRGHLIGATFVGPQAGELLHAATIAVAGEVPVERLWHAVPAFPTISEVWLRLLETLRG; encoded by the coding sequence ATGAGCGACACCACCGAGTACGACGTCATCGTCATCGGCGCAGGTCCGACCGGCGAGAACGTGGCCGACCGGGCCCGCGCCGCCGGCCTGTCGGCCGCCATCGTCGAACGCGACCTGGTCGGCGGCGACTGCTCGTACTGGGCGTGCATTCCCAGCAAGGCCCTGCTGCGCCCGTCGGCGGCGCTCGACGCCGCCCGCGCCGTCGCCGGGGCGCGCGAGGCGGTCACCGGCCGACTGGCCGCGGCGGCGGTGCTGGCCAGGCGCGACACGTTCGTCTCCGGCTGGAACGACGAGGGGCAGGTGTCGTGGCTTGAGTCCGCCGGCATCGACCTGATCCGCGGGCACGGCCGCCTCGACGGCCCGCGCCGGGTGGCGGTGGAGACCTCGGGGGGCGGGGTCCGCCGGCTCCTCGCGCGCCACGCCGTGGTCCTGGCCCCCGGCAGCGCGGCGGTCGTGCCGCGGCTGCCCGGTGTCGCGGAGGCGCGCCCGTGGACCAGCCGCGAGGCGACGAGCGCCACCGAGGTGCCGGACCGGCTGGCCGTGGTGGGCGGCGGCGTGGTGGGCGTGGAGATGGCCGCCGCCTGGGCGGCCCTGGGCTCACGGGTCACGCTGCTCATGCGCGGGGAACGCGCGCTGCCGCGCATGGAGCCGTTCGCCGGCGAACTCGTCACCGAGGGGCTTGAGCGGCGCGGCGCAACGGTACGCGCCGGGGTGTCCGTGACGGGCCTGGTGCGGCCCGGCGGCTCGGGGCCCGTGACGCTGTCGCTCGACCCCGGCGGGGAGGCGGCACTTGAGGTGGACGAGGTGCTGTTCGCCACGGGCCGGCGCCCGCTGACGGACGACATCGGCCTCGCGAGCGTGGGCCTCGAACCGGGCTCGTGGCTCGATGTGGACGACGCCCTGCGGGTCCGGGGCGTCGAGGGCGACTGGCTGTACTGCGTGGGCGACGCGAACCACCGGGCGCTGCTCACCCACCAGGGCAAGTACCAGGCGCGCGTCGCCGGCGCGGTGATCGCGGCGCGCGCGGCGGGCGACGCGGTGGACGGCGCGGCCTGGGGGCCGCACGCGGCGACGGCCGACACGGCGGCGGTGACGCAGGTGGTGTTCACCGAGCCCGAGGTGGCCTCGGTCGGCCTCACCGCGGCGGACGCGGAGCGGGCCGGGCGGCGCACGCGCGTGGTGGACTACGACCTGGGCGACGTGGCGGGGGCCTCGTTGTTCGCCGACGGGTACACCGGCCGGGCCAGGATGGTGGTGGACCTGGACCGGGGCCACCTGATCGGGGCCACGTTCGTCGGGCCGCAGGCGGGCGAGCTGCTGCACGCGGCGACGATCGCGGTGGCCGGCGAAGTGCCCGTGGAGCGGCTGTGGCACGCGGTCCCCGCGTTCCCCACGATCAGCGAGGTCTGGCTCCGGCTGCTCGAAACCCTCCGCGGCTGA
- a CDS encoding aminotransferase class V-fold PLP-dependent enzyme: MTTVSSGRSSLCSGPPGPVGPVLPVLGEGVRVPLTTGGEVEYAALDYAASAPALRSVWADVAEFAPLYASVHRGAGHLSQRATDLFERSRAEVAAFLGCRAADRVVFTRSTTDSLNLLAAALPAGTRVFVFETEHHAALLPWRRHQVTFLAAPRSPDAAVRTAGDALASAPAGVPKLLCVTGASNVTGELWPVRELAAVAHRHGARVVLDAAQLVPHRPVDVAALGVDWVAFSGHKLYAPFGTGVLAGRADWLDEAEPYLAGGGATRVVARGTAGGVEVEWARGAARHEAGSPNVIGVRAVASACGALAGAGYEALAGHEERLLGVLREGLAGVPAVRELSLFGPDAPRVAVLSFTVAGWDGAAFARALSERYGIGVRAGLFCAQPLARLLLGEAGEDGTAGNAGPDGCGGPSQAVRVSFGAGTPEEHVRRLVRAVRELAG; encoded by the coding sequence ATGACCACTGTGTCCTCCGGTCGTTCCTCGCTGTGCTCCGGGCCGCCGGGACCCGTCGGCCCGGTCCTGCCCGTGCTCGGCGAGGGCGTGCGGGTCCCGCTGACCACCGGCGGAGAGGTGGAGTACGCGGCGCTCGACTACGCGGCGAGCGCCCCCGCCCTGCGCTCGGTCTGGGCGGACGTGGCGGAGTTCGCGCCGCTGTACGCCAGCGTGCACCGGGGCGCGGGACACCTGTCGCAGCGCGCCACGGACCTGTTCGAACGCAGCCGGGCCGAGGTGGCCGCGTTCCTCGGCTGCCGCGCGGCGGACCGGGTGGTGTTCACCCGGTCCACGACCGACTCGCTGAACCTGCTGGCCGCCGCGCTGCCCGCCGGCACGCGGGTGTTCGTGTTCGAGACGGAGCACCACGCGGCGCTGCTGCCGTGGCGCCGCCACCAGGTCACGTTCCTGGCCGCGCCGCGCTCGCCGGACGCGGCGGTGCGCACGGCCGGGGATGCGTTGGCCTCGGCCCCCGCGGGGGTGCCGAAACTGCTGTGCGTCACCGGGGCGTCGAACGTGACCGGGGAGCTGTGGCCGGTGCGTGAACTCGCGGCCGTGGCGCACCGGCACGGGGCGCGCGTCGTGCTGGACGCGGCGCAGCTCGTGCCCCACCGCCCGGTGGACGTCGCCGCCCTGGGCGTCGACTGGGTGGCGTTCTCCGGGCACAAGCTGTACGCGCCGTTCGGCACCGGGGTGCTGGCCGGGCGCGCCGACTGGCTGGACGAGGCGGAACCGTACCTCGCGGGCGGCGGCGCGACCCGGGTGGTCGCGCGCGGCACGGCGGGCGGCGTCGAGGTGGAGTGGGCGCGGGGCGCGGCGCGGCACGAGGCCGGCTCGCCCAACGTGATCGGCGTCCGCGCCGTGGCCTCCGCGTGCGGCGCCCTGGCGGGGGCCGGGTACGAGGCGCTGGCCGGGCACGAGGAGCGGCTGCTCGGGGTGCTGCGCGAGGGCCTGGCCGGGGTGCCCGCGGTGCGGGAGCTCTCGCTGTTCGGGCCGGACGCGCCACGGGTCGCGGTGCTGTCGTTCACCGTGGCGGGGTGGGACGGCGCGGCGTTCGCGCGGGCGCTGTCGGAGCGTTACGGCATCGGGGTGCGCGCGGGGCTGTTCTGCGCGCAGCCGCTGGCGCGGCTGCTGCTCGGCGAGGCGGGCGAGGACGGGACGGCCGGGAACGCCGGGCCCGACGGCTGCGGGGGGCCGTCGCAGGCGGTGCGCGTGAGCTTCGGCGCCGGGACCCCCGAGGAGCACGTGCGGCGCCTGGTGCGCGCGGTACGGGAGTTGGCGGGCTGA
- the rocD gene encoding ornithine--oxo-acid transaminase: MTAAPARARPRSSAELIRAESTALARNYHPLPVVVSHAEGVWVRDVEGRRYLDMLAGYSALNFGHRHPALVEAAHRQLDQLTLTSRAFHNDRLAGFAENLAALTGFAMTLPMNTGVEAVESGIKVARKWAYDVKGVAPDRATIVVAADNFHGRTTTVVGFSTDPVAREGFGPFAPGFRVVPYNDLPALREAVDETTAAVLLEPVQGEAGVIIPDEGYLAGVRAVTRDAGALFIADEIQSGLGRTGTTLAVEHERVVPDMVLLGKALGGGIVPVSAVVAGRDVLGVLGPGQHGSTFGGNPLAAAVGTAVTELLRTGEFQRRAADLGRVLDAGLTALTGRGVLAHRCRGLWAGVDIDPALGTGREISERLMSEGVLVKDTHGSTIRLAPPLTITRDELVWALDRLAAVLSA, translated from the coding sequence ATGACCGCAGCGCCCGCCCGCGCCCGCCCGCGCTCGTCGGCCGAGCTGATCCGCGCCGAGTCCACCGCGCTGGCCCGCAACTACCACCCGCTGCCCGTGGTCGTCTCCCACGCAGAAGGCGTGTGGGTACGGGACGTTGAGGGCCGGCGCTACCTCGACATGCTGGCCGGCTACTCGGCGCTGAACTTCGGCCACCGGCACCCGGCCCTCGTCGAGGCCGCCCACCGCCAGCTCGACCAGCTCACGCTGACCTCGCGGGCCTTCCACAACGACCGCCTCGCCGGCTTCGCCGAGAACCTGGCCGCGCTGACCGGCTTCGCCATGACGCTGCCGATGAACACCGGCGTCGAGGCCGTGGAGAGCGGCATCAAGGTCGCCCGCAAGTGGGCCTACGACGTCAAGGGCGTCGCGCCCGACCGGGCGACGATCGTGGTGGCGGCGGACAACTTCCACGGCCGCACCACGACCGTCGTCGGCTTCTCCACCGACCCGGTGGCCCGCGAGGGCTTCGGCCCGTTCGCGCCCGGTTTCCGCGTCGTGCCCTACAACGACCTGCCGGCCCTGCGGGAAGCGGTCGACGAGACCACGGCGGCCGTCCTGCTCGAACCCGTGCAGGGCGAGGCCGGCGTGATCATCCCCGACGAGGGCTACCTCGCCGGGGTGCGCGCGGTGACGCGGGACGCGGGCGCGCTGTTCATCGCGGACGAGATCCAGTCGGGACTCGGGCGCACCGGCACCACCCTGGCCGTCGAGCACGAGCGGGTCGTGCCCGACATGGTGCTGCTCGGCAAGGCCCTGGGCGGCGGGATCGTCCCCGTCTCCGCCGTCGTGGCGGGGCGCGATGTGCTCGGCGTGCTCGGGCCAGGACAGCACGGCTCCACCTTCGGCGGCAACCCGCTGGCCGCCGCCGTGGGCACGGCGGTCACCGAGCTGCTGCGCACCGGCGAGTTCCAGCGCCGGGCCGCGGATCTCGGCCGCGTGCTCGACGCCGGGCTGACGGCGCTCACCGGGCGCGGTGTCCTGGCCCACCGGTGCCGCGGCCTGTGGGCGGGGGTCGACATCGACCCGGCGCTCGGCACCGGCCGGGAGATCAGCGAACGCCTCATGTCCGAGGGGGTCCTGGTCAAGGACACCCACGGTTCGACGATCCGGCTGGCGCCGCCGTTGACCATCACCCGCGACGAACTCGTCTGGGCCCTGGACCGCCTCGCCGCCGTGCTGTCCGCCTGA
- a CDS encoding Lrp/AsnC family transcriptional regulator, translating into MTSHPAALDDLDRKIVAALVANARTSFAEIGAAIGLSAPAVKRRVDRLREAEVITGFTTLVSPSALGWRTEAYVEVYCDSAAPPRRLAEVVRDHPEITAAMTVTGGADALLHIRAEDIQHFEEVLERIRAEPFIDKTISYIVLSHLLSDSAEAGASPATPADETNRR; encoded by the coding sequence ATGACAAGTCACCCGGCGGCACTCGACGACCTCGACCGCAAGATCGTCGCCGCGCTCGTCGCGAACGCGCGCACCAGTTTCGCGGAGATCGGCGCCGCCATCGGGCTCTCGGCCCCGGCCGTCAAGCGCCGCGTGGACCGCCTGCGGGAGGCCGAGGTGATCACGGGTTTCACCACCCTGGTCTCGCCCAGCGCGCTCGGCTGGCGCACCGAGGCGTACGTGGAGGTCTACTGCGACAGCGCCGCCCCGCCGAGACGGCTGGCCGAGGTGGTCCGCGACCACCCGGAGATCACGGCGGCGATGACGGTGACCGGCGGCGCGGACGCCCTGCTGCACATCAGGGCCGAGGACATCCAGCACTTCGAGGAGGTGCTCGAACGCATCAGGGCCGAGCCGTTCATCGACAAGACGATCAGCTACATCGTGCTCTCCCACCTGCTCTCCGACAGCGCGGAGGCCGGCGCGAGCCCCGCCACTCCGGCGGACGAAACGAATCGCCGCTGA
- a CDS encoding beta family protein — protein sequence MSVPLYVPVLPVRQHARLAYLDVRPDLHAAMAPLWNLPPCPGVPPGELSGAPWRKELDRVRGAHRRHPGWVDAPFAEEAQIPALSEILSECTALSGLLRPVTGPERSAAQRSAALEAARRHGCGVGVRVRVPGEWNGGTAEDVDRLLAHAEPDVPVDLLLDLGAVLPGRPDAAKEALRALDALWPLADWRTAAVLGGGFPQVTNEVPQLGVLHEEPRTDWQVWQETRAGDRGYAPLLAYGDYGVRPVTALAQQPAGGSPPWGVLRYTIDSWFVLCKVWNRGPDRAAGIRAAALRIREMPEFRGAVASAGETWLRDCAEGPATSKVGTGQAPHWLRAGYIQHMTYVVRSLRRL from the coding sequence ATGTCCGTACCGCTCTACGTCCCCGTCCTTCCCGTCCGGCAGCACGCGCGACTGGCCTACCTGGATGTCCGGCCGGACCTCCATGCCGCGATGGCCCCGCTGTGGAACCTGCCGCCGTGCCCCGGTGTGCCCCCGGGGGAGCTGAGCGGCGCCCCTTGGCGCAAGGAACTGGACCGGGTCCGGGGAGCGCACCGCCGCCATCCCGGATGGGTCGACGCCCCGTTCGCCGAGGAGGCGCAGATACCGGCGCTGTCGGAGATCCTGTCCGAGTGCACGGCACTCTCCGGACTGCTCCGTCCGGTGACCGGGCCGGAGCGGAGCGCGGCCCAGCGGTCCGCCGCCCTGGAAGCGGCTCGTCGCCACGGCTGCGGGGTGGGCGTCCGCGTGCGCGTCCCGGGTGAGTGGAACGGTGGTACGGCCGAGGACGTCGACCGCCTCCTCGCGCACGCAGAGCCCGATGTGCCCGTCGATCTGCTGCTCGATCTGGGCGCTGTCCTCCCCGGCCGCCCCGACGCCGCCAAGGAGGCCCTGCGCGCCCTCGACGCCCTGTGGCCCTTGGCGGACTGGCGGACAGCCGCCGTTCTCGGCGGAGGCTTCCCGCAGGTCACGAACGAGGTACCGCAGTTGGGCGTACTCCACGAGGAGCCGCGCACCGACTGGCAGGTGTGGCAGGAAACGAGGGCGGGCGACCGTGGCTACGCGCCGCTGCTCGCCTACGGCGACTACGGCGTGCGACCCGTCACCGCGCTCGCCCAGCAGCCGGCCGGCGGAAGCCCGCCCTGGGGAGTCCTGCGCTACACCATCGACAGTTGGTTCGTGCTGTGCAAGGTGTGGAACAGGGGGCCCGACCGCGCGGCGGGAATCCGTGCGGCGGCGCTCCGGATCCGCGAGATGCCCGAGTTCCGGGGTGCGGTCGCCAGCGCCGGGGAGACCTGGTTGCGGGACTGCGCCGAGGGCCCCGCCACATCCAAGGTCGGCACGGGCCAGGCCCCCCACTGGCTGCGGGCCGGGTACATCCAGCACATGACGTACGTCGTCCGCTCTTTGCGTCGGCTCTGA
- the ddaH gene encoding dimethylargininase produces MPATRLRRPRRYLTCEPRFFDVRYTINPWMREDAPVDTALALRQWHTLVDAYRAHGHTVDTVPPVPGLPDMVFAANAALVLDGRVLGSRFLAPQRQPESAAYELWFKSAGFDVHAPRAVCEGEGDLVPVGGLLLAGTGFRTAPAAHAEAQELFGVPTVGLRLTDPLFYHLDTALFALDDENVAYYPGAFSAGSRAVLARLFPDAVLATEADAMAFGLNSVSDGRHVFIDPHADGLVAELGRRGYVPVPVDLSELRKAGGGIKCCTQEVRS; encoded by the coding sequence ATGCCAGCCACGCGCCTGCGGCGCCCCCGGCGCTACCTGACCTGCGAACCCCGGTTCTTCGACGTGCGGTACACCATCAATCCCTGGATGCGCGAGGACGCGCCGGTGGACACCGCCCTGGCCCTGCGGCAATGGCACACCCTGGTGGACGCCTACCGCGCCCACGGCCACACCGTGGACACCGTCCCCCCGGTGCCCGGCCTGCCCGACATGGTGTTCGCCGCCAACGCGGCGCTCGTCCTGGACGGACGCGTCCTCGGCTCCCGCTTCCTCGCCCCGCAGCGGCAGCCGGAGAGCGCCGCCTACGAGCTGTGGTTCAAGTCCGCCGGCTTCGACGTGCACGCGCCGCGGGCCGTCTGCGAGGGCGAGGGCGACCTCGTGCCCGTGGGCGGCCTGCTGCTCGCGGGCACCGGCTTCAGAACGGCGCCGGCCGCGCACGCCGAGGCCCAGGAGCTGTTCGGCGTGCCCACGGTCGGGCTGCGCCTGACCGACCCGCTGTTCTACCACCTGGACACCGCGCTGTTCGCGCTGGACGACGAGAACGTCGCGTACTACCCCGGCGCGTTCTCCGCGGGCAGCCGCGCGGTGCTGGCCCGGCTGTTCCCCGACGCGGTGCTCGCCACCGAGGCCGACGCCATGGCGTTCGGCCTGAACTCCGTCTCCGACGGCCGGCACGTCTTCATCGACCCGCACGCGGACGGCCTCGTCGCCGAACTCGGCCGCCGCGGCTACGTTCCCGTCCCCGTCGACCTGTCGGAACTGCGCAAGGCCGGCGGGGGCATCAAGTGCTGCACCCAGGAGGTCCGGTCATGA